CTCCTTTTTGATGAGGTATATGTAGGAAAAATTGGAATTTGGGTCAAAAAATTTGGTAGGCCGTGAAAAATTAGGCCAAAAAATAGGGAATTTTTTTATCTGGGTTTTGAGCAGGTTGTTTTTTTGGTCAATAAGCTGTGGAAACAGTAGTTTTGGTGGTTTATTTCgaaaaaaagccccaaaatcataCATTTAGATCGGTATTGTTATCATGTCGTTTGCTAAGtacttcaaattcaaaattagcTTATGATTCCTCTGACatgtaacaattaaaaaaaaaaagaaaaaaagaagtgcaCACAATTCCTAGTTGTAACTAAGTTCATACGTTTAGGGGATGTTTGGTTTTCCGGAAAAATATTCCAGAAAGTAATTTTGTGGCTTGAAAAGTATTTTTCGTTCGTTCGGTtcttagaaaaaaattagtCTTTCTGAAAAATCCTTTTTGGATTGCATGAAAAAGTAGAGCTTTTGTTTTCCGAATTTTTTAACAGGAAAACCAATACCGTGGAAAAGGGTGAAAAACTTCTTTCCGGAGAACCTATTTCCATTCTTTTCTGAGGAAATCAAAAACCCCCTTAGGAAAAAAAACGTAGCTTTGGAGACAAAACTCGATCGGATTTATGGTAGCAAGTAAGATTGCTATAACTGTTGGCCGCTTGTTGCCGCATAAGCGTAAAATTGAACTTGTGTAAGTGTAGGTTTTTTCCTTTGATGGCGGTGTAATCAGTATAGCTGATTGAAGTGATTGGTTAGTTATTCATTATATAGCTGTTAAGAAGGATAACTCGCGTTGTTTGCTTGGCTTATATCTTTGAACATGCCTTCAATTTGCGTTTGGAGCTCATGTATTGTTGTTTTTGTAGGAAATTATGAGGGGTAACTTCTTCAGTAGGCTTGAAGTATTTTGGAATATACAAAGCATTTTAAGCTGTTGAAAAAGGTTTTGTAATAGCCTAACTAGACTTGATCTTCCGTAAATGAAATGTGAAAAGTGAATGGTCGCGGGGGTTTCAATGCAAGTTTATAGCCAGTTAAATGCAAATTTTTGAATAAGATTAGAGTGGAACGTCAAACTTGGTCTCCTCTTACTTCTTTGGCTCTTTAATCCATAAATGTAGGGAACTTGGAGCTGCCCATTATTTGTGTTCCTTCTTTATTCATTCTATGAACATTTGAGTGTCTAAAGACGCCATGAGATTGATCCGAGTTATATTGGCATTTCCTGTATGTTATTTGTTCATTAGGTGGGGATGCCCTCCGAGCAAATTCCCGTGGACGTACACGGCGAAGGAGACCTGCTACCTTCTGGAGGGGAAGGTGAAGGTCTTTCCCGACGGGCACGGCAACGACTACGTGGAGATCCAGGCAGGCGATCTCGTGGAGTTCCCCAGAGGCATGAAGTGCACTTGGGATGTCTCTGTTGCCGTGGACAAGCACTACAACTTCGAATAGCTTAATTGTTGGGTCGAAACGAAGTACTCTTCTGGTATGATGTATGGTCTAAGAAGTAGGAGAATTATTCCTAATGTGTTTACCGAGATGCATGTAGTTTTCTAACCTTGTGAAGTAATGATATCAAGTCCGAGGGAGGCTTATTATCTTATGAATGAGCATGATGCATCGATTGCCATATGTCTAATGAGCAACATGACACAGTAGAAATTTAAGTTATCTATGGTTGAACCTTCTTTGCTTATTCAGTGATAGAACTAGAACCAATTCAGCAACCCACTGGGCTGGCTTTGAACTTTGGCTGTTGCATGCATGTATTGTGAACAAAGATTTGGATAGGAGATAGGATTTGGCCTTTTCTTCTGGAAATTCCACCAACATTTACGGATTGCATTCTGTCGGCGGAACTTGAGATCTCTGCTGCTGATCACGCACTCGCAAGCATACGAAGATCGGCCTTTGGACTTCTGTTTTGCTCGGTGGGCACGGAGTCGAGTTTGCATAACTCACAAACTTCTGCGTGTTTTCAACCTTAGACATCGCAGTGGTCAAAAGTTTCAGAGCAGTTAGCATCTATTTGGTTCATTCTCAACCCTTATTCCAGATTTTCACTTCGATTCCCAACCTTTCGATTTTTGCATATGGATTCTCATAGTTGGTCATTTCAGAAATTCTGTCCTTTTTCGACAGAAATAGCCACTTTGGCACTAAATCTTGTCTGCCACACCAGCACCAATTTTTGTGTCACATGACAATTTTCGGTTGATTTAATAACAAAACCATAgaagttttaatatatataattagagtgATGGTCCAGTGAAATTATTACCCTTCCAAAGATGTAAAATTTGCTTGGTTGTTGGCCCCTCTCTAAAATTTGCTTCCTTATTTTCCCTTTCAGCAGTGATAGTCATTGTCATGGCAAGGAGAGACTGATGGCTTGTTTTAGCAGCAACTCACACACCCATGTGGCTTCCCTAAAAGCCATTCATGAAGATCTCAAAGCCATGGTGGGTATTCCAGAATCCAGATTAGTTTGATCAGAAAACAGATGTGGTGCTATTAACAAAGCTAATTTTACTACGTACGCGTCAAATTTACCGaatttgttgaaaaaatattgACATGTTCAAGTAATGTTATTGTCGATAATGAACTTGGCTCTGTTAATAATATCATCCTGTAATTATTCATGACCACTTTTTATCTCTATTATACAGTCATGATATCATAAAATTTGCCAGTATGGCTTCTTTCATCCAATCTCTTGTAATTAATTTTGCgaatatgtaaatataataaTCACAGAAAGATGCATACTGCACCACACttaagaaaaaacagaaaagaacaaaagagagaacatTATCTACTCCACATAAAAGAACAACACTACTGAAACAAATCCATACCTGTACATTAGTTACCACCAGTTTATGAGGAGGAACATGGCAAATTAAGATgagaaaaaacaagaaaaataattccAAGCCCAACCTCCTCTTCAGCTTTAACATCCCAGAAAATCACTTACCTAATTCTGCTAGGTATGTTTTATCTCAAAATTGGAGAGATATCATGACAAGGAAATAAGATGTAAGAACTAACACAAAGTAGTTATAAACTTGCTTCCATCAATACCAATCTCTAGAATCTGCACTCCAATGACAAAACatcaaattcatcaaaaaaaaaaaaaaaaaccaaaaaggtAACAATTAGAAAGACTGNGTAATTTTTCGAAACGAAATGAAAGATTCGCACGGCCTCGGCCGGTCGATTTCTGCGGACGCACACGAGTTCGCcgaaaagggaagagaaataataaaataaaaaaaaaaaaaaaaaaaaaaaaaccaaaaaggtAACAATTAGAAAGACTGAAAGTAGGGGATCAGTAGTCATCGGGGGGATCATATTCGTGTGAACCACACATTCGTCAATTCTCTATCTAGTTTCTAACTAAAGAAGCAAACGCAACTCAACGGGCGGTAGAGATTGAAATATAAGATGAGATCGATACTTGACAGATGCACGGTGCACGAATATACAGATAACACTGTGTATAAGGCAAACTTAAACAGGTTTTCAAGCTAGGAGTGCATTTTCACCTGTCCAAAATCATGATTGAAGCTGAAGGGAGCCCTTCTTAGCCAAGCTGTGCTTGTTGTTGTGCATCCACACCTTGAGCACCCTCCTCTTGACCCCAACCTCCTGGCAGAACTGCTGCACCACACTCTCCTCCACCCTCTGGATCCTCCACCCAACCCTCTCAGCAAACCccatcatcttctccttctGATCCTGGCTGAACTTGGTCCTGAACCTCTTCTTCCTCAGCATTGCTGGGCTCCTCCTCTCCACCTCCTCATTGTACTCTGAAGCATGCATTGCTCCCAGGGGCATGACCATGTGGTGGTGTGCTGCAGGTGAGCAGCCCCTGGGGATGATGAATCTGTAGGGCCCAGCAGGCCCAAATGCGGCTTGGCCCAGCAGGCCCATCTGGCCCATCTGGCCCATGACCTCTTTTCTGTGGAAGTTCCTGTGGCAGCTGCATGCAGAGCACTGTAGAGCTTCAATGGTGCCTTCTGCACCATTGGGCATGAACTCACCACACCCATCCAGGGCAGTGCCTCCAATGGAGGCTGCATGGTTCTTCAGGCACTCTCTATacctcaccaccaccaccaccttctcctcctcttcctcttcctccccctccccctccccctcctcctcctcctcctcctcttctggGTTTAGTGTGGAGATTGGTTGGGGACCCTGATGTTGGTGGCCAATGACATGGCCAACATATGAACTGCTCATTGTTGGGTTATTATTGGTGTTTCCTCCTTCATGGTTAGAAAGATCCATTCCTCTCTATATATCTTGCGTTACGATTACCCCGAATCCTCGAACGATCTGGATGTCAAAGCTACAGTTAGGAGCGAGAGATCCTAACACTCTAATTCTGCTTGGCCTGGACAAAAAGGTCAAGATCAAGAGCATTAGATGATcaccaaaattttcaaataaataagaTGCTTTGGATCTTTTTGGCGAGTACATATGTTTGCTTTCAAAATCTCTACATATGAAGCTAATATTTACCAaggtcaaatatatatatatatacatacccaTAATCCAAtttctcttaaaaataaaaataaaaaagagaaggaaacaACAGCAAATTAAGCAGTGCTTCTAAATGAAAATTGCTTTTTAATAATGGAGTTatccaacaatgaaattttctttaaaaaaagaaactataaaACACAGTGATTTTTTGTgcaattcattatatatatatatatatatatatatatatagaagatagAAATATTTACCTTACTTCTCCTCCTTAaacaaggagagagaaagggaggagaATACTATGGAAACTTTGTCTTGTTGAATGGTTGGTTGATGAGATGTAGTAGAACTCTTCTTTAGAAAGCAAACATGGAGGGTATGTGAAAGATTAGCTAGCACAAGGTTATGTTCCACAAAGAGAACTAATTAAGTGGATATATATTTGCTCAATATGTATCATGCCATATGGGAATTACAAGGATCTAAAAGCTTGTGTTGGTtgaaaagaggaggaagaaaagaatagaaaagaaaagaaaattaggtGCTAAGATTGTGGTAGTGTACTGGAACATGAACAAAAGGCTTTTAGTAGTGATGAGGAGGAAAGAAGTTGGAGCAAAATAAAAGGACCCAAATTaggagaaaaaggagaataTGTAGAGTTTATAGAGTGTAAATACTGAGAATTTCTTTAGATAAGTTTTAGAGGGTTTGCTTTGCTTGCACTTCAGGAATGAAGCTTgtagcagagagagagagagagagagagagagagagagaaatgtagTGTCAGAAGGGAAGAGGTGCAGAGAAAGGGGGAGAACAGAAGTTGTCCCCACACATGAATTTGAAAAGAGAAAGCCAACTCAAAACTGCAAAAATTAATATCCTCATATGa
This DNA window, taken from Ananas comosus cultivar F153 linkage group 21, ASM154086v1, whole genome shotgun sequence, encodes the following:
- the LOC109726200 gene encoding zinc-finger homeodomain protein 3-like, which translates into the protein MDLSNHEGGNTNNNPTMSSSYVGHVIGHQHQGPQPISTLNPEEEEEEEEGEGEGEEEEEEEKVVVVVRYRECLKNHAASIGGTALDGCGEFMPNGAEGTIEALQCSACSCHRNFHRKEVMGQMGQMGLLGQAAFGPAGPYRFIIPRGCSPAAHHHMVMPLGAMHASEYNEEVERRSPAMLRKKRFRTKFSQDQKEKMMGFAERVGWRIQRVEESVVQQFCQEVGVKRRVLKVWMHNNKHSLAKKGSLQLQS